AGCGATCAACTCGGGCGGCAGCGGGTAGTCGAGATCGAGCGGTCGCACCGCGCTACGTCGTCCGGTCGCCCGCCCCCCGGAGCAGCGCCTTCAGGATGTCGATCGGCACCGGGAAGATGGTGGTCGAGTTGTTCTCCGAGGCGACCTCCACCAGGGTCTGTAGGAAGCGGAGCTGCAGCGCGATCGGCTCCTTGGCCATGATCGCCGCCGCTTCCACCAGCCGCTGCGCCGCCTGGTACTCGCCCTCGGCGGCGATGATCTTGGCGCGCCGCTCGCGCTCGGCCTCGGCCTGGTGGGCCATCACCCGTCGCATCTCCTCGGGCAGGTCGATGAACTTGATCGCCACCTGCACCACCTTGATGCCCCACGGCTCAGTATGCTGGTCGATGATCGACTGCAGGTGCGCGTTGATCTTCTCCCGCTCGACGAGGAGCTGGTCGAGCTCCACCTCGCCGCACACGCTGCGCAGCGTGGTCTGGGCGTTCTGGGACGTGGCGAAGAGGTAGTTCTCCACCGCGACCACGGCGCGGTTGGGATCGACCACCCGGAAGTAGAGGACCGCGCTCACCTTCAACGAGACGTTGTCCTTGGTGATCACGTCCTGCGACGGGACGTCCATCGTGATCGTGCGCAGGTCGATGCGGATCGCCTTCTCGATGCCGGGGATCACGTAAATGATCCCCGGCCCGCGCGCCCCGACCACCCGCCCCAGCCGGAAGACGACCGCGCGCTCGTACTCGCGCAGGATCTTGAGCCCGCGCATCAGGAACACCACCAGGATGGCCATTGCGGCCCATGCACCAAACATCGCGGTCTCCCTTCAACGGTTCTCGGGTCGGGCGCCCAGGGGTGGTCTACGGTGTCCCGGGTTGGCAGCCCCGCGCATCGAGTTCATCGCTTGGGCAAGCCAGCAGGACAAGGGGCGCGCGAAGGGAGCCAGCGCGGCGACGCGCGCTGGGCGGGAGCGCTTGAAGGGCGGCGGCGCCCCCCCGACGCGGACCACCCCTTCCTGTCCTCGTACTCCTCGGTGGCGGCGTTGAACCCGAAGGCGCCCTTGGCCTCGCGCACCTTCTCGAGCACCACCGCCCCGTCCTGCCCCGCGTTGCGGGCGATCCAGCGCAGCGGCTCCTCGAGGGCCCGCCGCACGATGGTGACGCCCGCCCGCTCTTCCTCATCGAGCTTGAGCGCGTCGAGCGCGCTCCGCGCCCGCAGCAGCGCCACCCCACCGCCCGCCACGATACCCTCCTCCTTGCCTAGGCTTGCCTGGCTCCCTTCGGGATGCGCAAGGCCGACTGAAGCGATTTGAGGAGAGCGTAGGCTTCTTCGGTGCTGAGCCGATAGCGCGGCTTCGAGTTGTCGTTGACAAACACGACGAACGGCTCACTCCGGGCTTCGGTCGTTTCTTGCTCGGGATTGTGCTCTACGCGAAGGCGAGCCATCAGCGATCACGCCGTCTGGGTCTTCGATCCAGGCGGTCGCCCAGGACGACGCCAACGAACGCCTCACTTCTCTCGCGGGCGGGGTCACCCGTTCGCGCGGGCACGAGGACGCTCAGCACACGGGCAATAGACGGCAAGCCCTTCATGCGCGCCTTCCTT
This is a stretch of genomic DNA from Deltaproteobacteria bacterium. It encodes these proteins:
- a CDS encoding slipin family protein, which translates into the protein MFGAWAAMAILVVFLMRGLKILREYERAVVFRLGRVVGARGPGIIYVIPGIEKAIRIDLRTITMDVPSQDVITKDNVSLKVSAVLYFRVVDPNRAVVAVENYLFATSQNAQTTLRSVCGEVELDQLLVEREKINAHLQSIIDQHTEPWGIKVVQVAIKFIDLPEEMRRVMAHQAEAERERRAKIIAAEGEYQAAQRLVEAAAIMAKEPIALQLRFLQTLVEVASENNSTTIFPVPIDILKALLRGAGDRTT